A window of the Candidatus Komeilibacteria bacterium CG_4_10_14_0_2_um_filter_37_10 genome harbors these coding sequences:
- a CDS encoding transketolase, producing the protein MINTEKQNLMPLQKRLALKLVNLHYQTQTGHLGCSLSCLQLIIGFVLLNRDPKDVFILSKAHAGSALYVCLNELQEIDDQILATYMQNGTTLGVHPVANCFPRIKYTLGSLGHGLPIATGLALAKKLKKESGLVIVLLSDGETNSGSCWEAMHFAKKHNLNNLVVIIDHNGFQGFGATAEVLGDTASPLLWRNFSNQLIEINGHDQIQINNSLITAQNNSSSEPMIIIANTIKGHGISFLENSVAAHYQILNEEQHKRALLDLQKYA; encoded by the coding sequence ATGATTAACACCGAGAAGCAAAATTTAATGCCTTTACAGAAAAGATTGGCCCTAAAACTGGTAAATCTTCACTACCAGACGCAAACCGGCCATCTGGGCTGTAGTTTAAGTTGCTTGCAACTTATTATTGGTTTCGTACTATTAAATCGAGATCCCAAAGATGTTTTTATACTATCCAAAGCCCATGCTGGTTCAGCGCTCTATGTTTGCCTTAATGAACTACAAGAAATTGATGACCAAATACTAGCAACTTATATGCAGAACGGGACTACGCTCGGTGTTCATCCGGTTGCCAATTGCTTTCCCAGAATTAAATACACACTAGGCTCCCTTGGTCATGGCTTACCAATAGCAACCGGTTTAGCTTTAGCAAAAAAGCTTAAAAAAGAAAGCGGTCTAGTTATTGTTCTTTTATCCGATGGTGAAACAAATAGTGGCTCTTGCTGGGAAGCAATGCATTTTGCCAAAAAACACAATTTAAATAATCTAGTAGTAATTATTGATCATAATGGTTTTCAGGGGTTTGGTGCCACAGCAGAGGTTTTGGGAGATACGGCCAGTCCCCTGCTTTGGCGCAATTTTAGTAACCAACTGATAGAAATTAATGGTCATGATCAAATACAAATAAATAATTCTTTAATTACTGCTCAAAATAATTCATCATCAGAACCGATGATTATTATCGCTAATACTATCAAAGGTCACGGTATTTCTTTCTTAGAAAACTCTGTTGCTGCTCACTATCAAATACTTAATGAGGAGCAACACAAAAGGGCTTTATTAGATTTACAAAAATATGCGTAA
- a CDS encoding transketolase → MRKEFVHSFIKGIAHKENVIFITGDLGFNALEEIKKIMGSRFINAGIIEQSIIGIASGLASNGFQVFCYSIAPFITLRCLEQIKLDVALPQLPVFIIGNGGGYSYGLNGPTHHTLEDLGCLSTLPNFNCYTPAFFSDLDYCLTDIMQNNKPAYLRLGWSKNNWPTTSPINDAPWLKQTPQPKLTVLVSGPLIYNVWPTINNRTDVDLFSIIKTPLTKIPTDLAVSLQNSHNLLVLEEHQAMASLGTNISWLIHQENLSLNKFTHRYALGYPHNLYGDQEYHQNVSGLDQNSLDQLINALTK, encoded by the coding sequence ATGCGTAAAGAATTTGTCCATAGTTTTATTAAAGGTATAGCCCATAAAGAGAACGTTATCTTTATTACCGGCGATCTTGGTTTTAATGCCTTGGAAGAAATAAAAAAGATTATGGGATCACGTTTTATCAATGCTGGAATCATTGAACAAAGCATCATTGGTATTGCTAGTGGTCTAGCCAGTAATGGCTTTCAAGTTTTTTGCTATAGCATTGCTCCCTTTATAACACTGCGTTGTCTGGAACAAATAAAACTGGACGTCGCCTTACCTCAATTACCGGTATTTATTATTGGTAATGGTGGTGGTTATAGTTACGGACTAAACGGACCAACACATCACACCCTGGAAGACCTTGGTTGTCTTTCTACTTTACCAAATTTTAATTGCTATACACCAGCTTTTTTTAGTGACCTAGATTATTGCTTAACTGACATCATGCAAAACAATAAACCAGCTTACTTACGTTTAGGTTGGTCTAAAAATAATTGGCCAACCACGTCACCAATTAACGATGCTCCGTGGTTAAAACAAACACCGCAACCAAAACTAACAGTTCTGGTTTCTGGTCCACTTATTTACAATGTCTGGCCAACTATCAACAACCGGACAGATGTCGATCTTTTTAGTATTATCAAAACCCCGCTGACCAAAATACCTACCGATCTCGCAGTAAGTTTACAAAATAGCCACAATTTACTGGTTTTGGAAGAACACCAGGCAATGGCTAGCCTTGGTACCAACATAAGTTGGCTTATTCATCAAGAAAATTTATCTTTAAATAAATTTACTCACCGATACGCTCTCGGTTACCCGCATAATCTTTACGGCGATCAAGAATATCACCAAAATGTAAGTGGTCTAGATCAAAATAGCTTAGACCAATTAATAAACGCTCTAACGAAATAA
- a CDS encoding epimerase, translating to MSSKLSLEQIITSLPGPILVFGANSFIGLNLIQTIAAQRTDCLAIINPQSTPWRLKLTDIPADKIRSCDITAPTDVQNLLQQWKPAIIFNLTAYGSNSIQQEAEKIYQTNLLGALNILQNAHTYQAYVQTGSSSEYGLNSSAPAENDLCQPNSHYAVAKLSSYYLLNYYGKILQKPVVHLRLYSIYGPWEEPNRLIPKIVATAQEKQFPPLVNPDISRDFVYISDCVEAIIRAAETIIKDQNVYGEAINIASGQKTTIAELADLVKKIFNISHDPQWGTMPDRQWDLVDWYGQFTKAQELLHWQPLTTLADGLQKTAAWQKLIDYQNVFLPAATATTKKKISCIVACYRDEQAVPYMHQRIIATMSKLDVNYEIIFVNDCSPDNTQAVLEKICAADHRVIAVTHSRNFGSQAAFISGLEIARGDAAVLMDGDLQDPPELITKFYEQWQGGYDIVYGRRVKREALWLMNIAYKLFYRIFKKLSYLNIPTDAGDFALLDRKVYQQLISFPEKDLFLRGLRAWIGYRQIGVDYLRPERMFGRTTNNLRKNIWWAKKAIFSFSYAPLEFLSDAGILLTLLSLLG from the coding sequence ATGTCGTCAAAATTAAGTTTAGAACAAATCATTACCTCACTACCAGGACCGATTCTTGTTTTTGGCGCTAATAGTTTTATCGGCCTTAATTTAATACAAACAATAGCTGCTCAGCGAACTGATTGTCTGGCTATTATCAATCCGCAGAGTACACCGTGGCGATTAAAACTAACAGATATTCCCGCTGACAAAATACGATCTTGCGATATCACGGCACCAACAGATGTGCAAAATTTATTACAGCAATGGAAACCCGCCATTATTTTTAATCTAACTGCTTATGGCTCCAACTCAATTCAACAAGAGGCGGAAAAAATTTATCAAACAAATCTGCTAGGCGCTCTCAATATTTTACAAAATGCTCATACTTATCAAGCCTACGTACAAACTGGTAGTAGTTCTGAATATGGCTTGAATAGTTCAGCGCCAGCGGAAAATGATCTCTGTCAACCCAATAGTCACTATGCCGTAGCAAAATTATCCAGCTATTATTTGCTAAACTACTATGGTAAAATCTTACAAAAACCAGTAGTCCATTTACGTCTCTATTCTATTTATGGCCCTTGGGAAGAGCCTAATAGATTGATACCAAAAATTGTTGCGACCGCTCAAGAAAAACAATTTCCACCACTAGTCAATCCGGATATTAGTAGAGATTTTGTCTACATTAGTGATTGTGTAGAAGCGATAATTCGTGCAGCAGAAACTATTATCAAAGATCAGAATGTTTATGGTGAGGCAATAAATATTGCCAGTGGTCAAAAAACAACTATCGCTGAACTAGCCGATTTAGTAAAAAAAATATTTAATATATCCCACGATCCTCAATGGGGAACCATGCCCGATCGCCAGTGGGATCTTGTTGATTGGTATGGTCAGTTTACAAAAGCCCAGGAACTACTGCATTGGCAACCACTAACAACACTGGCTGATGGTTTGCAAAAAACTGCCGCGTGGCAAAAATTAATAGACTATCAAAATGTTTTTTTACCAGCAGCCACAGCCACTACTAAGAAAAAAATAAGTTGCATCGTTGCTTGCTATCGTGATGAACAAGCTGTTCCCTATATGCACCAACGTATTATTGCTACTATGAGTAAACTTGATGTGAATTATGAAATAATTTTTGTTAATGACTGTTCACCGGATAATACCCAAGCGGTATTGGAAAAAATATGTGCCGCCGACCATCGTGTGATTGCTGTTACCCATTCCCGTAATTTTGGATCACAAGCTGCCTTTATTAGTGGTTTAGAAATTGCTCGTGGTGACGCCGCCGTGCTGATGGATGGTGATTTACAGGATCCACCAGAATTAATCACCAAATTTTATGAGCAATGGCAAGGCGGTTATGATATAGTTTACGGTCGGCGAGTCAAGAGAGAAGCTTTGTGGTTAATGAATATTGCTTACAAATTATTTTATCGTATTTTTAAAAAATTATCTTATCTTAACATACCGACCGATGCGGGAGACTTTGCACTATTGGACCGTAAAGTATACCAACAATTGATTAGTTTTCCCGAAAAAGATCTTTTTCTCAGGGGTTTAAGAGCTTGGATTGGCTATCGTCAAATTGGTGTTGATTATCTAAGACCAGAAAGAATGTTTGGACGAACGACTAATAACCTGCGGAAAAATATTTGGTGGGCCAAGAAAGCTATTTTCTCGTTTAGCTATGCACCGTTAGAATTCTTAAGCGACGCTGGTATCCTCCTAACTCTCTTATCACTACTTGGTAT